A part of Larkinella insperata genomic DNA contains:
- a CDS encoding YheT family hydrolase yields the protein MPVLRQSSFPGSPRYQINGHLQTILPSLLRKVEGVFYERERLTLSDGDFVDLDWIDRSSDKLVIMTHGLEGDSKRHYIKGTAKLFAQQGWDVLAWNCRSCSGEMNRAFRLYNHGEINDIDEVITHVLRTKPYRELVLIGYSMGGNIALKYVGVHGKNRPDVLRSVVAVSSPTDLEASAKQLDRPQNRFYRNRFMKKLIIKLQQKADLFPGKLDMTQLQHVRLWRDFDQHFSAPVNGYRDADDFYAQASAVNYMSSIAVPTLLINAQNDPILSPECSPAWLAEKHPNIYLETPRTGGHVGFAIRGDEFTWAERRALEFVRQTGR from the coding sequence ATGCCGGTTCTCCGACAGTCTTCGTTTCCCGGATCACCCCGCTACCAGATCAACGGTCATTTGCAAACCATTCTTCCCAGCCTCCTCCGCAAGGTGGAGGGTGTATTCTATGAGCGCGAACGACTCACCCTGTCCGACGGTGATTTTGTAGACCTCGACTGGATCGACCGCAGCAGCGACAAACTTGTGATCATGACGCACGGTCTGGAAGGCGACTCGAAGCGGCATTACATCAAAGGTACCGCCAAGCTTTTTGCGCAACAGGGGTGGGATGTCCTGGCCTGGAACTGCCGCTCGTGCAGTGGCGAAATGAACCGCGCGTTCCGGCTTTACAACCACGGCGAAATAAATGACATTGACGAGGTGATTACCCATGTGCTGCGGACCAAACCGTACCGCGAACTGGTGCTGATCGGTTACAGCATGGGCGGCAATATTGCCCTGAAATACGTGGGGGTGCATGGTAAAAACCGGCCGGATGTACTCCGGAGCGTGGTGGCCGTGTCGTCGCCGACGGACCTGGAAGCCAGCGCCAAACAGCTCGACCGGCCACAAAACCGGTTTTACCGCAACCGGTTCATGAAAAAGCTGATCATCAAGTTGCAGCAGAAAGCCGATCTTTTCCCGGGTAAACTGGACATGACCCAGTTGCAGCATGTTCGGCTCTGGCGTGATTTCGATCAGCATTTTTCGGCTCCCGTGAACGGATACCGCGATGCCGACGATTTTTACGCGCAGGCTTCGGCCGTTAATTACATGAGCAGCATTGCCGTGCCGACGCTGCTGATCAACGCCCAGAACGACCCGATTCTGTCGCCGGAATGTTCGCCCGCCTGGCTGGCCGAAAAACACCCGAACATCTACCTGGAAACGCCCCGAACCGGCGGCCACGTTGGGTTTGCCATTCGCGGTGATGAATTTACCTGGGCCGAACGCCGGGCACTGGAGTTTGTCCGGCAGACGGGGCGGTGA
- a CDS encoding geranylgeranylglyceryl/heptaprenylglyceryl phosphate synthase, whose translation MQPHNQNQANTRNSLLNTLYDRKETGQKSFAVLLDPDKIEQDAFKDLLIRSVENRVDFFFVGGSLITNFILKEVIETIRTYTNIPAILFPGNSLHIEPSADAILLLSLISGRNPEFLIGQHVIAAPLLKKSGLEILSTGYMLIDSGAQTTVSYISNTTPIPHDKPGVAACTAMAGEMLGLKLTYMDAGSGARWPVSPEMIATVRGCVDTPIIVGGGINSVERAQAALQAGADVIVVGNGIEKNPELLPEIAAVVQEMNRQLA comes from the coding sequence ATGCAACCACACAACCAGAACCAGGCCAATACCCGTAACTCGCTACTCAATACCCTGTATGACCGCAAGGAAACAGGGCAAAAATCATTTGCCGTCTTGCTCGATCCCGATAAGATCGAGCAAGACGCATTTAAAGACCTGCTGATCCGGAGTGTCGAAAACCGGGTCGATTTCTTTTTTGTAGGGGGTAGCCTGATTACCAACTTTATTCTGAAGGAAGTTATTGAGACCATCCGGACGTACACAAACATTCCGGCCATACTCTTCCCCGGCAATAGCCTGCACATTGAGCCGAGTGCCGACGCCATTCTGCTGCTTTCGCTTATTTCGGGCCGGAACCCGGAATTTCTGATCGGACAGCACGTCATCGCGGCACCGCTTCTGAAAAAAAGTGGCCTGGAAATCCTCTCAACGGGTTACATGCTCATCGATAGTGGCGCACAAACGACCGTTTCCTACATTAGCAACACCACGCCCATTCCGCACGACAAACCGGGTGTAGCCGCCTGCACAGCCATGGCGGGGGAAATGCTGGGACTGAAATTAACCTACATGGACGCCGGCAGCGGAGCCCGGTGGCCGGTTTCACCGGAAATGATTGCCACCGTCCGGGGTTGTGTTGATACGCCCATTATTGTGGGCGGAGGTATCAACTCAGTCGAGCGCGCCCAGGCCGCCCTGCAAGCTGGCGCGGATGTTATTGTGGTTGGCAACGGCATTGAAAAGAATCCGGAGCTGCTGCCTGAAATTGCGGCTGTTGTTCAGGAAATGAACCGGCAATTGGCGTAA
- a CDS encoding glycosyl hydrolase has translation MKKLTLLAWMLPALVVAQPLPLQKSFQEPPNAARPRVWWHWMNGNITKEGITKDLEWMKRVGIGGFQNFDASLMTPPVTPKKLVFMTPEWKDAFKHTTDLAQQLGLEMAIAGSPGWSVTGGPWVPASDAMKKYVWTETRVTGGQAFSGKLLQPPATTGSFQNVSMPTGGGFSGSEPAGELPTYYADAAVIAYRIPAAERPLAAFNPKVTSSGGSFNLTQLTDGDLAKTTLLPPTEIGQDMWVQYEFDSPQTFKAFTIVGASSGGPLAEFRGAPDNRALKVSDDGVTFRDVVVIKGSTVPQNTMSIVPTTGKVFRFTFKTLQPQGNPFASLFGGSAAPGKPEGIPVAELVLHNTDRIDLFEEKAGFSPWKEDTHSLIKTDADAIPTEDVVDLTAKLSPDGTLNWTPPAGNWVVLRLGYSITGRKNHPASPEATGLEVDKLDKVAVRKYIDTYLDMYKEATGGKMGAKGLGYMVLDSYEAGHMTWTKSMPDQFAKRRGYDIKPWLPVLTGRVVKSAEASEKFLWDFRKTIGEMIVENHYETIGDALHARGMKRYTESHENGRIYLADGMDVKRKAEIPMSAMWTPGSLAAGANEEVRSEADIREAASVAHIYGQNLVAAESMTSVMNAFSWHPEKLKRTADLEMASGLNRFVVHTSVHQPLDDKKPGFSLGPFGQYFTRQETWAEQAKAWVDYLSRSCFLLQQGKPVVDVLYYYGENNNITQVYAQKLPAIPAGYAFDFANATVLKEALRIDGDRIVTPSGQSYRVLALDPTAKTMTLPVLKKMDELVKAGMKVVGAKPERSPSLSDNPAEFTALANQIWSNPNVSAEPLEAVLKRMGVAKDADITDARADVLYVHRQTADTDLYWLDSRSENPNEATVSFRVTGKVPERWNPETGKTEKVSYQIKEGRTVVPLKFEPWEAYFIVFRDKATAVSYTKPAVTESPVARIEGAWTVRFQEGRGAPAQASLNTLASLSENADPGIKYFSGTAAYTNTFELPTLRKTGSYVLDLGDVKNIAEVVVNGKNVGTVWKKPFRLDITGALKPGRNAVQVNVTNLWVNRLIGDSQPGVTSKVTFTTLPFYRADSPLLPSGLLGPVRVLTTTTGSGLVKQ, from the coding sequence ATGAAGAAATTAACCCTTCTGGCCTGGATGCTGCCGGCGTTGGTCGTTGCGCAGCCGTTACCGCTCCAGAAATCCTTCCAGGAACCCCCGAATGCCGCCCGGCCCCGCGTCTGGTGGCACTGGATGAACGGCAACATCACCAAAGAGGGTATTACCAAAGACCTCGAATGGATGAAGCGCGTGGGCATTGGCGGCTTTCAGAACTTCGACGCCAGCCTGATGACGCCCCCGGTTACACCCAAAAAACTGGTGTTCATGACGCCCGAATGGAAAGACGCCTTCAAACACACGACCGATCTGGCCCAGCAACTCGGCCTGGAAATGGCCATTGCCGGTTCGCCGGGCTGGAGCGTGACGGGGGGACCGTGGGTGCCGGCCAGCGATGCCATGAAAAAGTACGTCTGGACGGAAACGCGGGTTACGGGCGGACAAGCGTTTTCGGGTAAATTACTCCAACCACCCGCTACGACGGGCAGCTTTCAGAATGTTTCGATGCCCACCGGGGGAGGATTTAGCGGTTCAGAACCAGCGGGCGAACTGCCTACTTATTACGCCGATGCGGCCGTCATTGCCTACCGTATACCAGCGGCCGAAAGGCCGCTGGCCGCATTTAATCCCAAAGTAACCTCGAGCGGTGGGAGTTTCAACCTGACCCAACTGACCGACGGCGACCTGGCTAAAACAACGCTGCTGCCACCGACGGAGATCGGTCAGGACATGTGGGTTCAGTACGAATTCGACAGTCCACAGACCTTCAAGGCGTTTACCATTGTGGGCGCAAGCAGCGGAGGCCCCCTGGCGGAATTTCGAGGAGCACCCGACAACCGGGCGCTGAAAGTGAGCGACGATGGGGTGACGTTCCGGGATGTGGTGGTTATTAAAGGCAGCACGGTTCCGCAGAATACCATGAGCATCGTGCCCACCACCGGTAAGGTTTTCCGGTTTACGTTCAAAACGCTGCAACCACAGGGCAACCCCTTTGCTTCGCTGTTTGGCGGTAGTGCAGCCCCCGGCAAGCCGGAGGGTATTCCCGTCGCCGAACTGGTGCTGCACAACACCGACCGGATTGACCTCTTCGAAGAAAAAGCCGGTTTTAGTCCATGGAAGGAAGATACGCATTCGCTGATCAAGACCGACGCCGACGCCATTCCGACCGAGGATGTTGTGGATCTGACGGCCAAACTGAGCCCCGACGGTACACTGAACTGGACGCCCCCCGCGGGTAACTGGGTGGTCCTGCGCCTGGGTTACTCCATCACGGGCCGTAAAAATCACCCGGCCTCGCCCGAAGCTACGGGGTTGGAAGTGGACAAACTCGATAAGGTGGCCGTTCGAAAATACATCGATACCTACCTGGACATGTACAAAGAGGCCACCGGCGGAAAAATGGGGGCAAAAGGCCTGGGATACATGGTGCTGGACAGCTACGAAGCCGGCCACATGACCTGGACGAAATCCATGCCGGATCAGTTTGCCAAACGCCGGGGCTACGACATCAAACCTTGGCTACCCGTACTGACCGGCCGAGTTGTGAAGAGCGCCGAAGCCAGTGAGAAATTTCTGTGGGATTTCCGCAAGACCATCGGTGAGATGATTGTGGAGAACCACTACGAAACCATCGGCGACGCCCTGCACGCGCGGGGAATGAAACGCTATACTGAGTCGCACGAAAACGGTCGGATTTACCTGGCCGACGGCATGGACGTCAAGCGGAAGGCCGAAATTCCGATGTCGGCTATGTGGACGCCGGGTAGTCTGGCTGCGGGGGCAAACGAGGAGGTTCGTAGCGAAGCCGACATTCGGGAAGCCGCTTCGGTGGCCCACATCTACGGCCAGAATCTGGTGGCCGCTGAATCGATGACGTCGGTCATGAACGCCTTTAGCTGGCATCCGGAAAAACTCAAGCGCACGGCGGATCTGGAAATGGCGTCGGGGCTAAACCGTTTCGTGGTTCACACGTCGGTTCATCAGCCACTTGATGATAAGAAACCCGGCTTTTCGCTCGGCCCCTTCGGTCAGTATTTTACCCGGCAGGAAACCTGGGCCGAACAGGCCAAAGCCTGGGTAGATTACCTAAGCCGAAGCTGCTTTTTGTTGCAACAGGGCAAACCCGTCGTGGACGTACTTTATTACTACGGCGAAAACAACAATATTACGCAGGTTTACGCCCAGAAGCTTCCCGCCATTCCAGCGGGCTACGCATTTGATTTTGCCAACGCGACGGTCTTGAAAGAAGCCCTGAGAATAGATGGTGACCGGATTGTCACCCCGAGCGGTCAGTCGTACCGGGTGCTTGCCCTTGACCCCACGGCGAAAACCATGACGTTGCCAGTTTTGAAAAAAATGGACGAACTGGTCAAAGCGGGCATGAAAGTGGTGGGTGCCAAACCGGAACGCTCCCCGAGTTTAAGCGATAATCCGGCGGAATTTACCGCGCTGGCGAATCAGATCTGGAGCAATCCAAACGTATCCGCCGAGCCGCTGGAGGCCGTATTGAAGCGGATGGGCGTGGCGAAAGACGCCGACATTACGGACGCCAGGGCGGATGTGCTGTACGTACACCGCCAGACCGCCGACACGGATCTTTACTGGCTCGATAGCCGCAGCGAGAATCCAAACGAAGCCACGGTCAGCTTCCGCGTAACCGGTAAAGTGCCCGAACGATGGAACCCGGAGACGGGCAAAACCGAAAAAGTATCGTACCAGATCAAGGAAGGCCGTACGGTCGTGCCGCTCAAGTTTGAGCCGTGGGAAGCTTATTTTATTGTTTTCCGCGACAAAGCGACGGCTGTCTCTTACACTAAACCCGCGGTTACGGAGTCACCGGTGGCCCGGATTGAGGGCGCGTGGACCGTGCGGTTTCAGGAAGGCCGTGGCGCTCCCGCGCAGGCCAGCTTGAACACCTTGGCGTCCTTGTCCGAAAACGCCGATCCGGGAATCAAATATTTCTCCGGTACAGCCGCTTACACCAACACGTTTGAACTGCCAACCCTGCGCAAAACCGGCTCGTATGTTCTCGATCTGGGCGACGTAAAAAACATCGCGGAAGTAGTTGTAAACGGCAAGAATGTGGGTACAGTCTGGAAGAAGCCTTTCCGCCTTGACATCACCGGAGCCCTGAAACCGGGCCGTAATGCCGTCCAGGTAAACGTCACAAATCTGTGGGTAAACCGCCTGATCGGGGATTCCCAACCCGGTGTAACGAGCAAGGTTACCTTCACGACCCTGCCCTTCTACCGGGCCGATTCCCCCCTGCTTCCGTCGGGTTTGCTGGGGCCGGTTCGCGTCCTGACAACCACGACAGGTTCAGGCCTGGTAAAGCAATAA
- a CDS encoding TraR/DksA family transcriptional regulator, whose amino-acid sequence MVQEEKKRYSEEELKEFEVLITQKLEVSRSELNYIKETLSKRNDSGTDNTSGTSKLLEDGADTSERENFSQLAARQQKFIQQLEAALIRIKNGTYGICIDTGRLIPKERLRAVPHTQQTIEAKLKRA is encoded by the coding sequence ATGGTTCAGGAAGAAAAGAAAAGATACTCGGAAGAGGAGCTAAAAGAGTTCGAGGTGCTGATTACTCAGAAACTGGAAGTCTCCCGCAGTGAGCTAAACTACATCAAGGAAACGCTCAGCAAGCGTAACGATAGCGGTACGGATAATACGTCGGGTACCTCTAAATTACTTGAAGACGGTGCCGACACCAGTGAACGTGAAAACTTCAGCCAGCTGGCCGCTCGTCAGCAGAAGTTTATTCAGCAGCTTGAAGCAGCTTTGATCCGAATCAAAAATGGCACTTACGGTATCTGCATCGACACCGGCCGGCTTATCCCCAAAGAGCGGCTGCGCGCTGTTCCCCACACCCAGCAGACGATCGAAGCCAAATTGAAACGGGCGTAA
- a CDS encoding phage holin family protein, with translation MLEKLEEIRESIFKYLEARIELFKLETRSQVENIALNAVHGIVLGFLITITTIFLFSLLAAYLNEVLDSRYLGFLIVAGFFLLLTLIWAFAKGSIENMLRKMTYNIIKNQQEKKAEERAEAIDDLMTQTRESLRESGPLKE, from the coding sequence ATGCTAGAGAAACTGGAAGAAATCAGAGAAAGCATTTTTAAATACCTGGAAGCCCGGATCGAATTATTCAAACTAGAAACTCGTAGCCAGGTCGAAAACATTGCTTTGAACGCCGTACACGGCATCGTCCTTGGGTTTTTGATAACCATCACCACGATTTTCCTGTTTTCCTTACTGGCCGCTTACCTCAACGAAGTATTGGACAGCCGGTATCTGGGATTCCTGATTGTAGCCGGTTTTTTCCTCCTGTTGACCTTAATCTGGGCTTTTGCGAAAGGCAGCATTGAAAACATGCTCCGCAAAATGACCTATAACATAATTAAAAACCAGCAGGAGAAAAAAGCGGAAGAGCGGGCCGAAGCCATTGATGACCTGATGACCCAAACGCGCGAATCACTGAGGGAAAGCGGCCCGTTGAAAGAGTGA
- a CDS encoding D-2-hydroxyacid dehydrogenase, whose translation MNLVFADAFTLNPGDLDWTPLTSLGHVTLHDRTAPDQLIERLKDADMVLVNKVKLNRQTLEQLPNLRYIGVTATGYDIIDWKAARALGIVVTNVKGYSTESVAQVTFALLLELTHRVGLHADSVRAGDWARNPDFSYWKSPLVELAGKTLGVVGFGDIGKRVTDIGAAFGMKILVNRRHTDEQPPEGIRYVDQATLFAESDVVSLHCPATDENRGFVNAELLSRMKPTAFLINTSRGVLINEADLAEALNNGRLAGAGLDVLGTEPPAADNPLFSARNCLITPHLAWASLEARQRLLHEIVENIHAFFAGKPRNVVN comes from the coding sequence ATGAACCTCGTTTTTGCTGACGCCTTCACCCTCAACCCCGGCGATCTCGACTGGACGCCCCTCACCTCCCTCGGCCACGTTACGCTTCACGACCGTACCGCCCCCGACCAGCTAATCGAACGCCTGAAAGACGCCGATATGGTGCTGGTCAATAAAGTAAAGCTGAACCGTCAGACGCTCGAACAGTTGCCCAACCTGCGGTACATCGGCGTAACGGCAACCGGCTACGACATCATCGACTGGAAGGCCGCCCGGGCCTTGGGCATTGTTGTCACCAACGTGAAAGGCTACAGCACCGAGTCGGTGGCGCAGGTGACCTTTGCACTTCTGCTCGAACTGACGCATCGGGTGGGCCTGCACGCCGACAGTGTCCGGGCGGGCGACTGGGCGCGCAATCCGGATTTTTCTTACTGGAAGTCTCCGCTGGTGGAACTGGCCGGAAAAACGCTGGGCGTTGTCGGGTTTGGCGACATTGGAAAACGCGTGACGGATATCGGAGCCGCGTTTGGTATGAAAATTCTGGTCAACCGCCGGCATACCGACGAGCAGCCTCCGGAGGGCATTCGTTACGTAGACCAGGCCACCCTCTTTGCCGAAAGCGATGTGGTATCGCTGCACTGCCCGGCTACCGACGAAAACCGGGGTTTTGTGAACGCCGAACTGCTCAGCCGGATGAAGCCGACAGCTTTTCTGATCAACACCAGCCGGGGGGTACTCATCAACGAAGCGGATCTGGCCGAAGCGCTGAACAACGGGCGGCTGGCCGGGGCCGGTCTGGATGTACTGGGGACAGAGCCGCCTGCCGCCGATAACCCCTTGTTCTCGGCTCGCAACTGTCTCATCACTCCTCACCTGGCCTGGGCCAGCCTGGAAGCCCGCCAACGGCTGCTGCACGAAATCGTCGAAAACATTCATGCCTTTTTTGCCGGTAAACCCCGCAATGTGGTGAACTAA
- a CDS encoding Glu/Leu/Phe/Val family dehydrogenase — translation MAYIEPAPIKDKENPLESMMSRFDAAAQMLGITEEMYYILKVPARQVTVGLPITMDDGSIKVFEGHRVIHSTILGPSKGGIRFDPAVTLDEVRALAAWMTWKCAVVDIPYGGAKGGIACNPREMSAGEIERLMRAYTVAMLDVFGPDRDIPAPDMGTGPREMAWLMDEYSKSRGMTINSVVTGKPLVLGGSLGRNEATGRGVTVAALAAMDKLRINPYRSTAAVQGFGNVGSFAAELLHERGVTVTAVSDVSGGYYNEKGLDIGAAMAYRNANKGTLDGYKGAERITNEELLALPVDVLVPAAKEDVITAENADSIQAKMIVEGANGPTSASADDIINEKGIMVVPDILANAGGVTVSYFEWVQNRIGYKWTLDRINRRADRNMKDAFDRVFETSQKYKVSMRLAAYIVAIDKVASTYKYRGGY, via the coding sequence ATGGCTTATATAGAACCAGCGCCTATAAAAGATAAAGAAAACCCCCTCGAATCGATGATGTCTCGATTCGATGCGGCCGCACAGATGCTCGGGATAACCGAAGAAATGTACTACATTTTAAAGGTACCAGCCCGGCAAGTGACAGTGGGTCTGCCCATCACCATGGACGATGGCTCCATCAAAGTTTTTGAAGGTCACCGTGTAATTCATTCCACCATTTTGGGGCCGTCCAAGGGTGGCATCCGGTTCGATCCGGCCGTAACGCTCGATGAAGTACGGGCACTGGCGGCTTGGATGACCTGGAAATGCGCCGTCGTTGATATTCCTTACGGTGGTGCCAAAGGCGGTATTGCGTGCAACCCGCGGGAAATGTCAGCCGGCGAAATCGAGCGACTGATGCGGGCGTATACCGTAGCGATGCTCGACGTTTTCGGTCCTGACCGCGATATTCCGGCCCCCGACATGGGAACCGGTCCGCGCGAAATGGCGTGGTTAATGGACGAATATTCGAAATCCCGCGGCATGACCATCAATAGCGTGGTAACGGGAAAGCCGCTGGTGTTGGGAGGTTCGCTAGGGCGCAATGAGGCTACGGGTCGCGGAGTGACGGTGGCGGCTTTGGCGGCTATGGATAAATTACGGATCAACCCTTACCGCTCAACGGCGGCCGTGCAGGGGTTCGGAAACGTGGGGTCGTTTGCGGCTGAGTTGCTCCACGAACGAGGGGTGACGGTCACGGCGGTCAGCGACGTGTCGGGCGGCTACTACAACGAAAAAGGGCTGGATATTGGGGCGGCCATGGCTTACCGGAACGCTAACAAAGGGACGCTCGACGGATACAAAGGCGCTGAACGGATTACCAACGAAGAACTGCTGGCGCTGCCGGTCGATGTGCTGGTACCGGCGGCCAAAGAAGACGTCATTACCGCCGAAAATGCCGATTCCATTCAGGCGAAAATGATTGTCGAAGGGGCCAACGGACCCACGTCAGCGAGCGCCGACGACATCATCAACGAGAAGGGAATCATGGTGGTGCCGGATATTCTGGCCAACGCTGGTGGGGTAACGGTTTCCTATTTCGAGTGGGTACAAAACCGCATCGGTTACAAATGGACGCTCGACCGGATCAACCGCCGGGCTGACCGCAACATGAAAGATGCGTTCGACCGCGTGTTTGAAACTTCACAAAAATACAAAGTATCCATGCGGCTGGCGGCATACATCGTCGCCATCGACAAAGTGGCCAGTACCTATAAATACCGGGGCGGCTATTGA
- a CDS encoding phosphatidylserine decarboxylase family protein, which translates to MTIHKEGYQILFWTVLILLAVNILSVSYLFNGNETAITLVLAISLVLFLLILQFFRKPRRSTPLNDQHVISPCDGTVVVIEEVNEPEYFKEPRRQVSIFMSPLNVHINFHPVTGTVQYVKYYPGKYLVAWHPKSSTENERTSVVIRAKNGAEILLRQIAGALARRIVWYAKEGQQVQQGHELGFIKFGSRVDLFLPLDADVKVKIGEKTKGGITVIADL; encoded by the coding sequence ATGACCATCCACAAGGAAGGATACCAAATTTTATTCTGGACTGTATTGATTCTGCTGGCAGTCAACATTTTGTCTGTTTCGTACCTGTTCAATGGCAACGAAACGGCGATCACCTTGGTGTTGGCAATCAGTCTGGTGCTGTTTCTGCTGATTCTCCAGTTTTTTCGCAAGCCCCGCCGGTCTACTCCGCTCAACGACCAGCACGTGATTTCGCCCTGCGACGGTACGGTGGTCGTGATCGAAGAAGTCAACGAGCCGGAATATTTCAAGGAGCCGCGTCGGCAGGTGTCTATTTTCATGTCGCCCCTGAACGTGCACATTAATTTCCATCCGGTTACGGGTACGGTTCAATACGTAAAATACTACCCCGGCAAATACCTGGTGGCCTGGCATCCGAAATCAAGTACGGAAAACGAACGGACCTCGGTGGTAATCCGGGCTAAAAACGGCGCGGAAATCTTGTTGCGCCAGATTGCCGGGGCGCTGGCCCGGCGGATTGTCTGGTATGCCAAAGAAGGCCAGCAGGTGCAGCAGGGCCACGAACTGGGCTTCATTAAGTTCGGCTCCCGGGTCGACCTCTTCCTGCCGCTAGATGCCGATGTCAAAGTGAAAATTGGCGAGAAAACGAAAGGCGGGATTACGGTGATTGCGGATTTGTAG